The DNA region TGACGGGCGGTTCAACCTGCTGGACCTCGTCACCATGACCGAGATCGAAGGCTCGGCGGAACGGGCGGCGGACATCTTCGCCCCCTACACGGATTAAGGCGCCCGCCCATGAGCTTCGTCAGCATCGAACAGGCCGGCTACAGCGTCCCAAGCGGCGGCACCATCCTGGACCGCATCGACTGGACCATCGGGGAGGGCGAGTTCCACGCGCTGGTCGGGCGCAGCGGCTGCGGCAAGACGACCCTGCTGAAGCTGATCGCCGGGCTGCTCGCCCCCTCGACCGGAGCCGTCCGCATCCAGGGGCAGCCGGTGCAAGGGCCGGGCGCCCAGGTCGGCTTCGTCTTCCAGGCGCCGACGCTGCTGGACTGGCGGACCGTGCTCGACAACCTGCTGCTGCCGGTGTCGCTGAAGCGCCGTCCGAAGCCGGCGGACCGCCGCAAGGCGGAGGAGCTGCTGGACCTCGTCGGCCTGTCCGGGCTCGAAGGGCGCTTCCCCAGCCAACTGTCGGGCGGGCAGCAGAGCCGCGTCGCGCTGGCCCGCGCGCTGGTCACCGAGCCGCCGCTGCTCCTGCTCGACGAGCCCTTCGCCGCGCTCGACGCCATCACGCGGGAGGAGTTGCAGAACGACCTGCTGACGCTTTGCGCCCGGCATCGTACCACCGTCCTGTTCGTCACCCACGACATCGCGGAGGCGGTCTATCTGGCCGACCGGGTGGCGGTGATGGAAGGCGGGCACCTGCGCCACGCCCTGCCGGTGCCGCTGGCCCGCCCGCGCGGGCGCGACGTGCGCTACAGCCCCCGTTTCAACGCCCTGTGCCTGGAGCTGCGCCACGCCATGGACGGCGCGGACTCCGGCGTGGCGCTGGAGCGCGCGTCGTGATGGTCCGCCTCGCCTCCGCCCTGCTGCTCGTCCTGTTCCTGGCGGGGTGGGAGGTCTATTGCCGGGTGGCGGGGGTGTCGGCGCTGGTCGTGCCGCTGCCCTCGGCGGTGCTG from Azospirillum brasilense includes:
- a CDS encoding ABC transporter ATP-binding protein — translated: MSFVSIEQAGYSVPSGGTILDRIDWTIGEGEFHALVGRSGCGKTTLLKLIAGLLAPSTGAVRIQGQPVQGPGAQVGFVFQAPTLLDWRTVLDNLLLPVSLKRRPKPADRRKAEELLDLVGLSGLEGRFPSQLSGGQQSRVALARALVTEPPLLLLDEPFAALDAITREELQNDLLTLCARHRTTVLFVTHDIAEAVYLADRVAVMEGGHLRHALPVPLARPRGRDVRYSPRFNALCLELRHAMDGADSGVALERAS